One genomic region from Motacilla alba alba isolate MOTALB_02 chromosome 5, Motacilla_alba_V1.0_pri, whole genome shotgun sequence encodes:
- the FANCF gene encoding Fanconi anemia group F protein, whose amino-acid sequence MEAVLGQVEQLPALLAVSRSALVRDWDSLTLDRALEWARYFQHLYDRFRARPQLREALGRRLRRSQPYPVLGFPALGRCPQLLGLALLENRALPPAACRRLLRSLLPPPAAGTGSDRRGLELLARRKAAACLLALPHRPARRAPGPEAQLQAEAQLLLRRLREQGQEAGEAAGQLRWLGGVLQQLPQPRAFGVVAAALALLKQGRGDQPAADGDRDGSSSPDGYRERAAGDGCTAGLLLSWLLGSQERFSAFCLCLPCSHLAFLAGHYSQLSRPYLELLTGWGSRLLYDPLQGRWVKSCLDKAELSWEELRERFVCLCQGPALLKEQTQAALELLRTQDGDFKVCGLSVWTDLLMEVGC is encoded by the coding sequence ATGGAGGCCGTACTGGGGCAGGTGGAGCAGCTGCCGGCGCTCCTGGCCGTGTCCCGCTCCGCCTTGGTGCGGGACTGGGACTCCCTCACCCTGGACAGGGCTCTAGAGTGGGCCCGGTATTTCCAGCACCTCTATGACCGGTTCCGTGCCCGTCCCCAGCTCCGGGAGGCCCTCGGGCGGCGGCTGCGCCGGTCTCAGCCGTACCCTGTGCTCGGCTTCCCCGCGCTGGGCCGCTGCCCGCAGCTGTTGGGGCTGGCGCTGCTGGAGAACCGCGCTTTGCCGCCCGCCGCCTGCCGCCGCCTGCTCCGCAGCCTCCTGCCGCCTCCAGCCGCGGGGACCGGCTCCGATCGCCGCGGCCTGGAGCTGCTCGCCCGCCGCAAGGCcgccgcctgcctgctggcctTGCCCCACCGCCCGGCGCGGCGAGCCCCCGGGCCGGAGGCGCAGCTGCAGGCGGAGgcgcagctgctgctgaggcgGCTGcgggagcaggggcaggaggccGGGGAGGCCGCGGGGCAGCTGCGCTGGCTGGGCGGcgttctgcagcagctgccccagccccgcgccTTCGGGGTGGTGGCGGCGGCGCTGgctctgctcaagcagggccgTGGCGATCAGCCGGCCGCAGACGGGGATCgggatgggagcagcagcccagacGGGTACCgggagagagctgcaggagacGGGTGCACCGCCGGgctcctgctttcctggctgctgggcagccaggAACGATTTTCTGCCTTCTGCCTTTGCCTCCCATGTTCCCATCTTGCCTTCCTAGCTGGGCACTATTCCCAGTTAAGCAGACCTTATTTGGAGCTCTTAACCGGCTGGGGAAGCCGCTTGCTCTATGACCCTTTGCAGGGACGGTGGGTTAAAAGTTGTCTTGACAAAGCTGAATTGTCCTGGGAGGAATTAAGGGAGCGCTTTGTCTGCCTCTGTCAGGGACCCGCACTGCTCAAGGAACAGACCCAAGCTGCACTGGAGCTCCTGAGGACACAGGATGGAGATTTCAAAGTCTGTGGCCTAAGTGTGTGGACTGACTTACTGATGGAAGTAGGCTGCTAA